The Bifidobacterium animalis subsp. animalis ATCC 25527 genomic interval CGAGACGCCTTGACGATTACGCGAAGTGATACGGTGGGCGAACATCGGGGCCACATTGCCATGTTCGATGAACTTGCGGCGGAGGAGGATCCGTCTGCCACACTCGATAATACAGTATGAGATGCAGAGCCTTTTGCAATCCAATGAACAATGAGGTGCGAGGAGACCCGATGACGCAGGGCATGGAAAACCGAACAATGGCACAGTGCGAAGGTGCCGATGACAAATGCAGCACCTGCCCGGTCAGGTCGTGGGTACAGCAGCACAGGACGCTGCTCATCGTGTGCTTCGGCGTACTGGGAGTGCTACTGCTGCTTATGCTCGGCAGCCGTAAGACCGTGCTCAACATCGCGAATCAGCCCTCGCAAGCTGGCGGCAACGCGGCGAAGGTGATGGTCATCGATAATCATGGGTTCTCGATGTTCCAGTGGATCACCATCGGCAATGGTTCGAACAACCATCCGACGAACAGCGGCAATACATCGAACTGCGCAAATGCGAAGCGTGACTAAGACGGCGACGGCATCATTTGTGCTTAGTCATTGCGCGCGAGGAGGCTCGCGATGCGCTGTGCCAGCACTTTCTGTGTCATGAGCGCGTACAGGTCTGCCGAGAGTTCGTCGATGATCGATGGCGCAAGCGCATCCGTTAACGCCTTCCCATTCCCGTTGAAATGTCGGAATAGCGCATGGTAGAGCGGCGAATCGTGGCGTATCCGTGTGACTGAATACGCGCCATCCTCCAAAGCCCATGCCACCTCCGTGTGCTCGTCGTCATCCAGTTCCTCTTTGTTCGGATACAGTTTGCGCTCCATGAGTTCGTAGAGCACGTCGAGCAGATCGATCTGGTCGGTGGCCGAGCCTTCATCGAGGGTGCGCGCAATGAGCTGTGGGTCGGCCTGTTCTAACGATTGCGCATATTGAAGTTGGGTATTTCGTTTCGGGGATTGCCTCGGAGATTCCATGCTCACATGGTAAAGCAGATGCCTGGCAGCAGAGGCGTTTTGATTTCCCTGTTGTAGCTTCGCAAATCCGCGTTGTATCCTGGTCCCGATAGTTTTCCGGAATATACAGGCTATGGGGGATGCATGGAAGAGCCGAAACTGATCAAAGTGGTCGGAGCCGCCATCATCAAAGATGGCAAGGTGCTGTGCGCGCAACGCGGCGCAGGCAAGTCTCTCGCAGGGTATTGGGAGTTTCCCGGTGGCAAGATCGAAGCGGGCGAGACACCTCAGCAGGCGCTCCAGCGGGAGATCGAGGAAGAGCTGCTCTGCGAGATTGACATCGACAAGAAGGTATGCACCAGCGACTACCTCTACGATTTCGGCAACGTGCAACTCACCACCTTCCTGTGCCATCTCATCGAGGGAATGCCCAGACTTACGGAACATGAGTGCATCGAATGGGTGGAGCCTTCGCGGATGCCCCGTCTGCGCTGGGCGCCAGTGGATCATGATGCCGTGACGCGAATCTCTGGCATGGCATTCTGATGTTTTCGAATAACCCCAATCATAAGCGAATCATAAGTGACGGAATATAAATATGAGCAGCCAGTTTCAAGTGGACAACACCTTCGTCAGGCAGAGCCAGTCTGCAACCGAACCGCTGGAATCTGCGGATCACGGCATCGTCGATGGTGTGCTGAGCGGTTTGATCCGACAGAATGATCTGGCACAGGAACGATTCGTGCCCAAGCTCATTTCAAATCAGCCGGGAAGCACAATGGGGGATGCGATTCGAGAGGAGCTAAGGGAAAGCGAGACGTTCGACATCTCCGTGGCATTCGTCAGTGAGAATGCGCTGAAATCGATGTACCAATCGTTCCTGGACCATGCAGAGAACAGCGAAAAAACCAATCGGATCATCACCTCCACTAAGAACTATTTCAATACGCCCAAGGCCTTCAAGGAACTCCTGAAACTCCAACGTGAGGCCAACGTGGAAGTGCTCATTTGGGAACAACAAAGCACTGAAGGAGTTTCAGCCAATCAGCCGTTCCATCCGAAAGGGTACCTTTTCACACGACGTATGGAGGAGGGTGATCGCAGCTACTACAACCTGTATGTTGGTAGTTCGAATCTCACGTCATTCGCTTTGCAGAATCAACGTGAATGGAATCTTCGTGTCTCGTCGACGGGCGAAGCGCAACTCATTGAACAGGTCAGGGAGGAGTTGGCAGACCAGGTCAGTCAGTCCGTGCCGTTGACCGATGCATGGTTGGCGCAATACGAGGAGGAATTCAGGAACTACACGCCTCCACGCGAACAGATTCTACGACAAACGCGCACGGCAAGGATCGAACCGAATGCGATGCAGCGTGACGCGCTCGCCAACATTCGGAAACTGCGTGAGGAGGGTGAACGGAAAGCTGTTGTCATTTCGGCGACAGGCACGGGCAAAACCTACCTCTCCGCCTTTGATGTACGTCAATTCCAACCGAAACGCATGCTGTACGTGGCCAATCGCGATACGATTCTCAAGTCGGCTCGCGAATCGTATCAGCGTGTGCTCGGTTGCGACGAGGGTGAACTCGGTCTGCTCACCGGTAACAGTAAGCAGCATGACGCAAAGTATGTGTTCGCGACAGTCGACACGTTGCGTCGCCATATGATGGAGTGGTACGAGCCCGATGATTTTGATTACATCCTCATCGATGAGGCTCATCATTCTGGTGCAAACAACTATCGCTCGGTCATTGACTACTTCTCCGAAGCTGATTTCATGCTGGGCATGACGGCGACGCCGGAACGAACTGATAATTTCGACATCTTCACCCTGTTCGATCACAACATCGCCTATGAGATCCGTTTGCAGAAGGCCCTCGATGAGAATATGCTGTGTCCGTTCCATTATTATGGCGTACACGAATTCCTGGGAGCAGACGGCACCCGAGTTGATGCGACTGAGGGGATTTCGAAAAAAGACAAGCAGCAGATCCAGTATTCACTCGAAGAACTGACCGAGCCTTCACGCGTGCAGTACATCATTCGTAAACTCGAACAATACGGCTCGTACGACCAACCTGTGACGGGACTGGTGTTCTGCTCCGGGGTGGAGGAGGCAGAACGACTCTCGGAACTGTTCAATCAGCAGACCAACCAGCAGGCGGAACGCAATTACAGAACTATCGCCATCAGCGGCAAAACCGCAGGAAGAGATGTGGAAGGAGCCATTGATCGGCTTGAATCCGGTGATCTCGATTACATCTTTACCGTTGATAAATTCAATGAAGGTGTCGATATCCCTGCCATCAATCAGATCGTGATGTTGCGCAACACCGAGTCCAGCATCGTGTTCACGCAGCAGTTAGGAAGAGGATTGCGCAAGTTCCCGCACAAGACCTGCGTTACCGTCATCGATTTCATTGGTAACTACGAGAACAACTATCTCATTCCGGTTGCGTTGTACGGCAATGCTGGCGATAGCGATAGCGCGCGCAAGAACATGCAACGAGAATCGATCGGCCTGTCGTCGATCAGTTTTGATGAGATATCACGCAAGCAGGTGCTCAAATCGTTGGATACGGCTTCGTGGTCCGATATGAGGATGTTGCGCGACAAGTATTCGGTGATTCGCAACGAGCTTGGTCGGATTCCGATGCTGACGGATATCTATCGCCATGATCCATCTTTGGTGATGACAATGGCGCAGAAAGCCAACAGTTATTATGACTTCGCGCGTGACACGGAAGCCATGCTATCGCGCAAAGGTCATGATGAAGGATTCGCGGATGCGCTTGTGCCGATCGATACGCAAGGAGAACAGTGGCTCAAAATGGCCACCGAAGTGCTGTTGGTTGCAATCCGTCCGCAAGAGCTTGTCATCCTTGACGAATTGATCAAGTCATGCGCTGGTGGCTCTGTCTCGCTGATCCTGACGGAACAGTTGAGGGAAACAGTTGCGCGACGATTCCCCGCGTCGTACCACACCGCTGCACAGTTCGAATCGGCGCTCAGCGTGCTCGACTGGTCGTTCTTCGACGCATCCACCAAGAAATCGTATGGGGAACGCGCGCTCATCGAACGCATCGGAGACGGGATTTGCCTTGCGCCGGAGTTCATCGCGATGCTCAAGAACAACGCCACGTTCCACCGCTTCTTCGTGGACAATGTGCGTACTGGCCTGAAACGATTCGAAGACCTTCTCGAGGAAGCGGCGAAAACCGGCCATTCGTTGCAAGACGACCGCGGATTCGTCTACGAGCATCGGTACAAGATGTTCGAAGTGGAACGTCTGCTCGGGTGGAGCAAACAGATCAACGGCAGCAGCGTCGGTGGCTATCTGCTCCCCAAAGACGAAAAAAGCATGCCAGTGTTCATCAAATATGCGAACAGCCAGTACGCCGACCGTTTCCTCAATCCACAGGAAATGCACTGGTATAGCAAAGACAGGCGTAGCACCGCATCCCGCGAAATCAAATGGATGGAAGAAGGAAAGGGCAACGAGGAATGGAGTGAGAATCATTTCATCCCGCTGTTCGTCATGCGTAAGGCGGACGCCGAGAAGCTGAAGATGTACTATTACGTGGGTCGTGTGGGGGCATATTCGAATCTACACGAGACGAAGCGTGACAATGACGGCGAGAATATTGGTCTTGTGGAGATGGATCTGCGGCTGACCAAGCCTTTGAGCACGGAACTGTATCAGCATCTGACAGGGGATGCGTAGCGCGATATGCGCTCGGTCAGCGGAATGCGCACCTATCGGAGGGATTGTGAGACCATATCTTCTCGAACGGCAACAAGCGCACGGCGAGGAAGAGGGCGCTCGCGATTCCCGTCATGCAAGCCTGGAGCGTGCGAATGAAATCGGTCTTCCTGGAATCTGGTGAATACTGCCATGTGTGAGGGGTTGTAGATCACGCCAGATGCGTGATCTATGCAGTTGTATTGATGACTGGGCTTATCTTGCAACTATGGAAAAGCAGATTGAAGCGTGGAAAGAATTGCGGCGTCTCGACGGGCTAATGCGACGACTTGGGAATCGATATCCTATTGTTCGAGCCTTCTCTCGTCTTGAATCCAAAATCTCCTGCAGTCTCGATGGGTACGATGCTTCACTTGAAGATGTTCTTTCCTATCCAGAGCGCTACATCATCGAGCGTCGTAGAAGCGTGGGGTCTGAACGTGCGATATTGAACTATTTGTATACGTTGGAGTACGGTACCGTGATGGTTCGCGGTGGGCAGCCATTGGATTGGGAATTCGTTCGTGAATTGCATCGGCAGCTTTGCGACGGATTGACGGCTGCCGAACCAGTGCTGGTTACACCTAGGAAAATGGCATCGGGAACGATGGATGGCCTGTTCGCGTGGTGGGATAACAATGATGTCTCTGATTCGGCGATTGATGACATCATTCGGTTTCATTACCGTTTTCTGGCGCTACGCCCATTTATACAGGGCACTGGCAGAATGAGTCGGTTGCTGCTCTTACTGCAACTCATTGCCAGAGGCTTGCTTCACGAGCCGATACTCACCATGTCGGTATGGCTTGAGGGCAACATTGCGGAATACCGCACATGTTTGGATGAGGCGATATTGCGAAGGAACGAGCAGCCACTGCTGATGTTCTTCCATGACGGCTTTAGCAATTGCGCCGGAGCTGCGTGTAACAGCATCATCAGTCATTCCAACTTCCACCGTATGTAGGTTCCGGCTTCTACCGTAGTAAGTATTGCATTTTGCGAGATCCTGAATTTGGCCTACCTACTTTATGTAGTTGGGAAAAGAATGGAGGAAACTGAGCGCCGAATGTCGATAAAATGGAAGCGTCGAACATAGCGAACCTGGAGGTGGGCAATGCTGGCGTCGGATGTCGCACGGCACATCGTGGCGCACTATGGCGACGCGTGGTTCCTCACGAATCTGAAGCTGAACCTGCTCGTTTACTGGTGTCAGGTCGGGGCATTGCGCGACGCCGGTGCGCCTTTGTTCGCCGATGAGATCGCGGTCGGCGAATGCGGGCCGGTCATACCTGCGATCTGGGCGGAATACGAGGCATTCGGCTCGCGCATGATCCGCCTGCGCGACGAATGGCAAGGCAAAGCGCTGGGGGAGAACACCGAGAGCCTCGTCGCGAGCGTGATGCGTGAGTTCGGTTGGCTGACGGCGGCCGATCTGCTGAATCTGTCAAGCCAACCAGATGGGGCGTGGAATGCGGCGCGTGAGCAAGGCTATGAGAGCATTTCCGTGTCGCATATCGCCGGCTCTGCCGACATGCGACGCGAAGTGAGTGAGCGCACGCTGGCCGCCTGTGTGGACGGGGTGGAGCGCAAATACCCGAATG includes:
- a CDS encoding (deoxy)nucleoside triphosphate pyrophosphohydrolase yields the protein MEEPKLIKVVGAAIIKDGKVLCAQRGAGKSLAGYWEFPGGKIEAGETPQQALQREIEEELLCEIDIDKKVCTSDYLYDFGNVQLTTFLCHLIEGMPRLTEHECIEWVEPSRMPRLRWAPVDHDAVTRISGMAF
- a CDS encoding DUF3427 domain-containing protein, with the translated sequence MSSQFQVDNTFVRQSQSATEPLESADHGIVDGVLSGLIRQNDLAQERFVPKLISNQPGSTMGDAIREELRESETFDISVAFVSENALKSMYQSFLDHAENSEKTNRIITSTKNYFNTPKAFKELLKLQREANVEVLIWEQQSTEGVSANQPFHPKGYLFTRRMEEGDRSYYNLYVGSSNLTSFALQNQREWNLRVSSTGEAQLIEQVREELADQVSQSVPLTDAWLAQYEEEFRNYTPPREQILRQTRTARIEPNAMQRDALANIRKLREEGERKAVVISATGTGKTYLSAFDVRQFQPKRMLYVANRDTILKSARESYQRVLGCDEGELGLLTGNSKQHDAKYVFATVDTLRRHMMEWYEPDDFDYILIDEAHHSGANNYRSVIDYFSEADFMLGMTATPERTDNFDIFTLFDHNIAYEIRLQKALDENMLCPFHYYGVHEFLGADGTRVDATEGISKKDKQQIQYSLEELTEPSRVQYIIRKLEQYGSYDQPVTGLVFCSGVEEAERLSELFNQQTNQQAERNYRTIAISGKTAGRDVEGAIDRLESGDLDYIFTVDKFNEGVDIPAINQIVMLRNTESSIVFTQQLGRGLRKFPHKTCVTVIDFIGNYENNYLIPVALYGNAGDSDSARKNMQRESIGLSSISFDEISRKQVLKSLDTASWSDMRMLRDKYSVIRNELGRIPMLTDIYRHDPSLVMTMAQKANSYYDFARDTEAMLSRKGHDEGFADALVPIDTQGEQWLKMATEVLLVAIRPQELVILDELIKSCAGGSVSLILTEQLRETVARRFPASYHTAAQFESALSVLDWSFFDASTKKSYGERALIERIGDGICLAPEFIAMLKNNATFHRFFVDNVRTGLKRFEDLLEEAAKTGHSLQDDRGFVYEHRYKMFEVERLLGWSKQINGSSVGGYLLPKDEKSMPVFIKYANSQYADRFLNPQEMHWYSKDRRSTASREIKWMEEGKGNEEWSENHFIPLFVMRKADAEKLKMYYYVGRVGAYSNLHETKRDNDGENIGLVEMDLRLTKPLSTELYQHLTGDA
- a CDS encoding Fic family protein yields the protein MEKQIEAWKELRRLDGLMRRLGNRYPIVRAFSRLESKISCSLDGYDASLEDVLSYPERYIIERRRSVGSERAILNYLYTLEYGTVMVRGGQPLDWEFVRELHRQLCDGLTAAEPVLVTPRKMASGTMDGLFAWWDNNDVSDSAIDDIIRFHYRFLALRPFIQGTGRMSRLLLLLQLIARGLLHEPILTMSVWLEGNIAEYRTCLDEAILRRNEQPLLMFFHDGFSNCAGAACNSIISHSNFHRM
- a CDS encoding Panacea domain-containing protein, with amino-acid sequence MLASDVARHIVAHYGDAWFLTNLKLNLLVYWCQVGALRDAGAPLFADEIAVGECGPVIPAIWAEYEAFGSRMIRLRDEWQGKALGENTESLVASVMREFGWLTAADLLNLSSQPDGAWNAAREQGYESISVSHIAGSADMRREVSERTLAACVDGVERKYPNALRLLEHS